The nucleotide sequence aaaaaattttttctatgtttttttttttgcaccaatccaagcattccaaacctccaaacagctaccaaaacaccataaaaccttatttaacatactaaactaccaattaaactcaactatctaaacaaaacaaatatgattaggatcatatggttcttggattgatggacatgaatattcttccatgggaggttgtggtggaaagtagtattcatcttgtAGTTGGAAATTTTCatatattggaggtggttcatcttggtaataatgtggaggaggtggctcttgaaaatattgatgttggaatggtggtggttccatgtatggttcatatggctcataaggtggttggtatggtggataagaattagggtcatatggaggtatttggtgaaaataggcttgtgagtgtggttgaggttcatgttgaggatatgactcataggcatatggtggtggttcttgaaagtcacaaggagattcaccatagccattgggttggtatgcatcatagaatggctcttcctcatagtgcattggtgggggttgttgccatgaTGATTGATCATATGTATATGGCTCCACCCACCTTTGGtcatcccatccttgatgcacatcttcattgaagttcccatttcctacaacatagttgtaatcacactcatagccaaagtgagaattcatagtaaaagtaaaaataagaaacaaaagttaacaagaaataatgaaacaaagtcctagaacaagcaaaactaacaagcaatccaaaaatcaagctattcacaatattcacatatatacaataaccaataacataacaccattacaactccccggcaacggcgccattttgacgaatggattttcgacggtttagaatttcacaaatgaaatctcgttgcaagtatagtttctaaaccaatcactaatcctttcatacaaaaagttgtttgtcactagtacaaacccgggtaaaaggtgataaaatccccaaaaatcaatacaaaacaaaccgtcaaattggggtttgtcaagactcaatactctgttgaccctacgacgtaagggtgaccgggcacgtataaattcccgggaatggtacccccattgagcgatttgatatatatatatatgagaaaaagttatgcatagactcatgggatgcgcgtcgggggacagtccaaaggtttagcaaaccggacttgtcgggttggcttgataaccgacaaatgagactcatcagccatagggcaagcATTCATTATATGCATCtacgtgacattgtttgggtgtgcatattgtaattggtttgcctacgTGAATAATTATgtctaattgctaattgctctacttaATATAACTGCTTGATTGTGTCTGAACCTTCTTACTTATGTTTGTGACTGAAAATTGGTTGGATTGTGGGGATTGACTATTGATTGAAATGTTTGGGCCTATGGccgtgattgattatgtgatgagCCGGAGGCCGTGAATGGTTTGTGTTTTtagtttagtaaagtatgaaaaactaaactggttcaacatagacttaatgaacctatgcttggaacagtttGGTCATTCATCCTGCCTAGGAAAAGCTATTTTAAAAAGGTTTGGATTTTTGGAGAATTAGTGGATTTCTCTTTTAAAAAGGATTTCGAATTTTGAATGTGGATCTatggttttgaaaagatacatAAGGTGGGTAACAATCACTGTACTTTAAAAACATTTTattttcacgtatcctattataataattctgcaaccctatagtgagaaccctttcgaggacgatgttctcactcccctacaggtatTTCTTTTTTAGGGTATGGACaaagaagtcacgaagagtttattctgttttttatttatatgatgtATTGTAGTAATTACTTTTTTCCTCGCCTTTATCCTTACAAGTTcttataagagggataggaatttgaTTATGTAATGCCTGTAAAAAATATTTgagtatatatatttatatgtattcTCTGTGAGTATTGCACTTTGCAATGTAAGTATGGAtgtaagtttttgaaaaatacgatttaaatttttaaacaggctcatattttagtattaaatattataagagtaGTCGTAATACCCGAGTTATCAGAGTGGCGTAGCCGGAAGCGTATCATTTTGATagctagggtgttacattatggtatcagagcagtctttcTTGTAGAACCTGAGGAATGGActaactatgcttcaattgcatactctaagcgtctgtcatgtagtaggtcttgttcggataacaagaattagagagctttatgcacatgacagtCTATTGATAATGCCATTAGTTTTGCAATGCATAATTCCTGGTATTGAGTTTGGTCGGCTTAATAGCTAGTGGATTATGTATATGAAAACACTCATGAGTGATCATAGACGATATACGAGTTATAGATAACGCGAAtcgtgggttttgggaacgttagagaGTATTTCTCAAGGTTACTCGGttatgtgtcttgaattctgttagAATCATGTGACTTGTTCTTTCCTAGTCTATCTTGAAGTTCTTGTTGCCTTTTCTTTTGAATAGTAGTTTGATTTCTTCAACCTTATTCCTctgttcatatgcattcttgtttgattctAATTGCATATGTCTGCTTAAAATCCTTGGTGTATTTACCTTCTCTGTTTAGGCACTTCCTCTTGAGtcatgtattctttgatatatatttttgaacctattttgaTGCAGTATACCTTTTTAAGTTCTTATTCCGAGTCCTTTGTAAACAAATTGTGATttagtttttctcttatttgacgaTAATTACAGCCATTCTTCAAATCTTAACAAAACCGCTTTTGATTTGATATACACTTCTCTATATAAACTTTGAAAGTTCCTTAAATAGTTTAAAACTAATTATTTCCAGTACCTCGCCTGTTCCTTCTCTGATTTATGGAAATATATTTACTTTAAATACAACTTGATTTTCTAACAACTTTATTACAGTTTTTACGAatatctttatttgattatgtatttaggAATTCTTCAAAAGAAAGATTTTTGCCTCTTTTCCGTTGATTTTCATTTGACAAATttcacttaatttatttttaatttgaatttggtttagtATAACACATTGTCTATGCAATTGTTGTTTTTTTAAAAGTATTGGGTTCATATCCTTTCTTTTAGGAATAGACCAATTCCTTTTTAAGCTTTTCACTTCTTTGAATGATATACCTggttttgtttttaattattcttttacTGTTATGAACATCACCATTAGtcttagttttccttctcttgtgaatctcatacTCGTCCGAGTCATCCTGAATTTGTTTCAATCTAGTGCACCGTTTGTCCTCTTATTTGTCTTTGTTTTGTGAAAGGTTCTTTCTCGAAAATTCACTATTGATCGAGTTGTCTTTCCTTACgagttttgtattcttttggatcgattgaaagcttgtttgatgtctcATGCCTCGTGAATCTTGTTTGAACTCCCTTGATTTAAGATCCATTTTCATATAGCTTGATTTCTTTTTCAATACACCTTAATATTCTTGAATGTCCCTAGGTGATAGCGATTTCAAGTGTATTCTTGAAGTTTTGATGTGAATTTTTAAAACaagttttggattctctttttaagaaattttaaatcaatttttctCGCTTAATTGCATCCATAGCTATTCTTTAAATTTGACAAAGTtgttttaaagttggcatgcgctattttaaataaagttttaaaAATCTTCCTTAATTAGCGGGAACCTGTCTGTTTGCAACGCACCACTTATTTTCTTTACTGACCTATAAGCAAATTTTACCTcggatttttttttctaaatggaGTTTGAATATAAACTTTGAAAGTTTGTGTAGTTTAAAACTTTACCCCAAACTTTCCTTTTCTAACAAAATTTGACTCCTTCCAACTTTGCCGCGATTCCATTGCACAACCTTATCTGATTGAGTACCTACATGTCTTTCGAGAATGGTGAGACATTATTTTGGCCTTAACACAATTGATTTTCATTTTTTCCAAACCTCACATATTCTGTCTTTTACTTGGAAACTATTTGGATGAAATGCAATTAAATTTTCTTTTGACTATATTGCAGTTTTAATATATGTTTTTGTCATCCTTTTGAAAAATGCGAGTTACATATCTTTTCTTTTAGAACATGAGGTCTCTAAGTTGAGAGTTCTCTttcatgttgatatacttctctgtcCGCTCTTGTACTTCATATAAAGAGGTCAGATGCTGCTTTGATATGGATTAAGAAAATGACCCTTCTCTAAAGCCATTAACTAACCCCATTATTACTTCTTTGGGAGGCAAATTATGTATTTATAAGTAGGCTTTGTTAGACATTTCCATATACGCTCAGAGAGTCTCTCCGTCTCTTGTTTACCCCTAAGAGACTTGGAGCATGTTTGACTTTGTCCTTCTAAATTGAAAATCGGGTAAGAAGCTTCCTTGACAGGTCATAAAAGCAAGTCACCGACCTGGGTGGTAAGCTATCGAACCACTTTATTACTGTTTTGGTTAATATTATCAGGAAAGCCTTGCAATGCTTCGTATCGAATGTATCCGCCAGATACATCCTACTTTTGAAATTGCTAAGATCATCCTTGGGTCGGTTGTACCATCATAGAGATTCATGTCGAGACTTTTAAAATTTCTTGGAATCCTAACCCATATGATCTCTTCTATGAATGGATCTTCTCCTCCAAAACGGCTTTCTTCTCACTCTGTGTTATTGGTCCGATTCTGTAGGTTAGCTTCTAATTTCAAAAACTTTTCCTCAAGTTTCCTTCGACGTCGTACCTCCCTTCATAGATCTCTTTCGGCTTTCCTTTGTCGTTTAATCTTTTGTTCGAGTTGCTCCAACCGGCCTTGATGTCCGTGTATGAGTTCCATGATCTCAGTTGGGTATGGGGGCTCTTCGTTCTCAGGTGGATGTAAATCTAACTGTAGTCGTCGGGTGCGAGAATTTCGTGATGTTCATTCCTCATTGGGATTACTTGTTCCTTCGTGTATGGGGTATCATAAGGGCTCGGCCGTCGTTTTGAGGTTCTGGTTCTGGTTCTGGTTCGTCCGCTATGGTGGGGTGTAGACTTCCAAGTCCCTGGCAACGGTGTCAATGTTCCTAGGGTTACTTGAAACAGTGACTTGGgtctgaacgtgaggtccagactTCTTCTGAGGCAGCGTCCGACTTGTGCTGGTGTCGAGATGCTGTCGTCTGAGTTTCTCGTGAGGAGGTGAGGtgtggtacttgcaagagacttcgatgcttaagttagcaaaggttttaggcaggttttttagTAAATTAGGTCCTGAATATACCCAAGGGtctcagtgtatttatagtagaaaagATAACCACCTTTTAGAGTAGTTCCATCTTAGATGGTGGATGGCCGTTTTTTCTTTTCTAGGGAAGTTATTTAGATCTCCTTTCTAGGTGGATAAGAGATATCTTAGGAGTTAgttacttattcaaataagtaaggCAAATTCTCGTTGTAGCGCCCGGCCTTTATGAGGTTGGGTAGAAGTAAATGAGGCTACCTTCGTTGGGTGGGCTTTATTTCTTTTGGGCCTGCTTTCATTTTAGGTCTGGGTATGAACATTACTttcagtaaaataattttcttaaaataaaattctcaacaaatataataaattataaataactcattattttaatttttaaaagtttgGGATGTTACCAGAAAAAATAGCTTCAACTATTTTGTTTGAATATAGtatagcatgcattgctcaacttaagggtggatacattaAAAATGATAGAACAAAATATATTTCTTCCAAATTTTTTTTCACTCATTACCTTCAAAACCAAGAAACAAATGATGTTCAACAGATCTGCTCAAGTGATAatttggcagatttatttacaaagttacTTTCAAAATAATCCTTTGAAAGATTGATACATCAAATTAGGATGCGTCGATTTCGAGATATTAGATATTGTCGACAAGAGGGAGAAACTGTactttttttccttggtcaggtttttatccttattatttttcttgacaagatttTTAATGTGGTATACCTCATCACAAAAGATATTGCACTCTTTTTttttcactaatttttttttcattagatttttctttagtaaaatTTTATTGAAGCATAATCCTAAATGAACATTCAAGAAGAGTGTTGTGATATGATGTCCATTAATGATTTGACTTTTTTTATAATATGGGTACCTCAATTTCTCAATAAGAAGAAGAATCAAGTTTTTTAAATAGATTAAATTAATTAAGTTTAAAAATGTGAACTTGATACGTGTATAAATAAAAAGACAAGGTCTCAGATAATACACACACaagatgaataaaaaatattaatactacATATTAATGAATTTATATGAATCATCTCAGTTGCTATGGATTGTTAGAATTTGTTCAcgaataaaaaacaaaagttgaAGAATGTCTCCATAAACTCAAATCAAAGTGTGTGTCTGATAATTAATTGTTGGACTTCTGTACAAAATCTAAATTATCTTTGCCTCACTGCATATTTTATTGATCAAGATTAAAAGTTGCAAaagagaatttttaatttttatctcatCAAAAATCATAAAGGTGAAATAATTGGTAGGAAGatagaaaaatatcttttaaattgGAGAATAAGTAGAGTCTTTAGCTTCACAGTTGATAATACTGATTCAAATGATGTTGCCATTTGTTACTTGAAAGGTAGAATGGAGGATTAGAATTCACATCCTTTAAAAGGTAAACATTTGCATATTAGGTGTTGTGCTCATATCTTGAACTTGGTGGTGAATGATGGTTTGAAGGATGGTAAAATTAGGAATGCTGTTAGATATGTTCGTGCTTCTCCTAGTCGCATAGATAGGTTTAAAAGTTGTATTAAAGAGGCTAGGATTTAAGACTGCTCTTGTGTGTAATTAGATGTCCCTCTTAGGTGAAATTCTACTTACATAATGCTTGATAGTGCTTTAAAATTCCAAAAGGCCTTTAAGAGATTAAGTGAGAGGGATGTAGAGTTTGTAATGATGCAAGGGGGCATTCCAAAGAATGAAAATTGGGATAATGCAATATGTTTTGTGAagtttttgaagatttttttATGTAACAAAAAAAAGTCTTGGGCTTTATATTTGTGACCTCTTCTtcatattttcattagttttgttCAATTCTTAGTTTTTTGAAGACTTGGGCTGATAGTAATAATATATTACTTAAAGGTATGGCTACAAAAATGAAGGCTAAACATGATAAATATTGGAGTAACTTGAGGAACatgaatatgatgatttttgTTGCTGTGGTACTTGAACCTAGATATAAAATTAAGTTTGTTGAGTGGAGTTTTCAAAGGTTGTTTGAGAAGAAGGATGCTGATTTCTTATGTGGTAAGGTGAAGGAAGTATTCATCGGCTTGTTTAATAGCTATAGGATTGCTCTCAATAGCACACCAATTTGTACAACACAGCCAAGATGTGGATATGGATGATAGTGCCTTTGATGATGTTCGCTTTGCAGCAGCATTTGAAAATGATGTACAAGCAAGTGAGAGTGTCAACACAAATGAAGTGAATTTATATCTCATGGAGTCCTTGAAAAAATCAGTTGATCCAAGTAGTTTTGATATTTTAATTTGGTGGAAAGTGAGCTCTAACAATTACAAATATTCTGTTCTAAATCAAATTGCGAGGGATATTCTAGTTATGCCGGTGTCAACAATTGCTTCTGAATCCGTTTTAGCATTGGAGGTAGAGTGCTTAATCAATATAGAAGCTCTCTTACCCAAAAattgttgaaattttgatttgtGCACAATTGGTTTTGAGCTAATTCATTGCCAATTGACCTTGAGGAGTCCTTTAAAGAATTTGAAAAACTTGAGAAAGGTAAtattctttattattatattttattctatctacatatattaattaattttaNNNNNNNNNNNNNTTAACTTGgagttttttatattatttttttattaagattttgttatgttttttaattttgtattgtTGATAtttgtttagttatttttatgtTGAAGAATTATTATTCAAGACTTGTTGAATAGGTTGGATTGTTGGATATTTAGACATGTTGCTTTATAATGTTTTATGGGATTTACGTTTTATTATTATGTTAGATTGTTGGATAGATTATTAACTCTataattaagttattattttttatttaaaaaatcataaattcaAACCGATCCAAACTGTTTGtaattggatcggatcggatcgtatttttaaaaaaagttcATCCAATGTAAACCGCACCGTACATCAATTAAACATTTGGATTAGATGACTTTTTTCCTTAAAATCGAACCAACCCACACTTCGAACACTCCTACTATTAATACgagaaaaaatattaataaaaagagTAATCAATCTCCTACAAATAAAAATCAAGGCCAAAAAGTGTATTTTTTTAAGGGCTGGTATCTTTCTAGCCAAAACGCTGTGTTTCAATATCGGCGACGCTTCAGCGGCTCAGCCTGCCCCCGTTCTACGGCAAGAAGAAGCACATTAATACACACATAGGCAGATAGTTAACCTCCTCTAAACCCTGTCGACGGAAATGCGTCATCCCACACAATGAACCCAACACCAAGGAAACTCGCACTCTCACTCTCACGTGCGCTCTCACGTGCCCTAACTACTGCCACCGCCGCAGCCTCGCAATCTGGATCGGCTTTCCCACTCAAGACGGTTACCACCAAAAACTTCGAAGCGTCTCTTTCGGAGCTCCGGGACCATGTCCGAACCTCCGATTTTGTTGCCATCGACCTTGAGATGACCGGCGTAACCAGTGCACCCTGGCGGGAGTCCTTCGAGTTCGACCGCTCCGACGTCCGGTACCTGAAGGTCAGGGACTCCGCCCACAAGTTCGCCGTCGTTCAGTTCGGCGTCTGCCCCTTCCGTTGGGACTCTTCCAACCACTACTTCGTCGCTTATCCGTATGTTATTCCTTCTCATTTTTTTCGCCCGTTAGTTTTTCTTTCCTGCAGTTAGTGATTTAGTTATTGACGTATTGCAGTTATTTGTGTTTATAGTTTACTCGTTATGTTCATTTTTTGTGTGAGTTggtatttttattgttcttttggTACATAAACTGCATTGAGGTTTGAACCTGATGGATAAGTTCATCCGAGGTCCTTGGAGTTGGCAAAATTCTGGCAAGTGAGTCCCTTAGCGTCAGTGAACTTGAGCTACTTTTGGGATGAATTTGAAGTCAATGTCTTTGATGTACTCCAAATTCTTAGCTCAATTTAGAGTTTAACTCATACAAAGTAATACGATGGTAATTGAGTTTTATGAGTGAGTTTCATGTACTGAATAATTCCTTGCTGGTTTACAGTAATTGATGGAAAATTGGTTGATTGATGCGAATTATTGTAGTTGTTGTATAATGAGATTGATTCTTGTAATCTTGTGTGTTAAAGGAACTAGTGGTAAATGGGTGTAATTCGTTTAGTTTGCTACTcaatttcttttttcaatttcttgtatgctAATCCAATGTATTTAGTCAACTTTAAAGAGTTCTGATTATATTATTACTTTTTGTTACTaattggtttttttttctttggaggAAATTTGTAGAAAGTGAATTTAGATTGCTTGAGAAATTGATAGTCAGATACATGTACCTAAGTTTCAAATAGTATATACTTTCGTTTGGAGTGAATATTATtagcataaaaataaaattatgtcAATTTTGATGGTAGATAGTAACCTGAAGGGAATTTCGATGACAATGTGAGGATTGTGGTCATGGACTTGTGGGAGTGATAAGTAAAAATTGAAAACATTGCAATATTATACCTGTTAGATGAAAACATGGCCCTGTATTTATGCTAGAACCTGATATGTACTTATGTATCTATGACATTTTTGTAACAACTGAAACTTAACCTGATTTATTTCAAAGAGTAGTTTGaataaatattctaaaaatatttgtATAATATTTCAAGTTACGTAATAGAAGAGGCacgctttttttcttttctttttgttttttcatttctTACTGGTTTTTGTTATTTCTGCTTGTGACTTCCCTAAAGCTTTGTTTGGGAGTTAATAGGGAAAAGAAAGGGAAGGCATTGAAGAGAAAAGAAAGTTAGGGGAAGGAGAGTGTTTAAGAGAATAAGATGTTTGCCTTCCCTTTGTTTGGGGATCTAAAATGTAGGGGTAAAGGAGGGTTGTAGTTGTAGATGGCTAATGAAACCCTTTAAATCCTTTCCCCCGTTCAAATCCAAACTCCCAAGCACAAAGAAACCTCTTAATTAATGCTTTGCCTTTCTTATCCTTTCCCTCCTACTTTGAATGCACAAACAAAGGCTAAAGTTTGGTAACAAATTAACAAATATTCCCTCCTCCCCTCCCCCCTCctcctttttctcttttattttcttggttCATGTGATGAATTATCTATTACTGTTTGATTTAGACAAATGTTCTTTGACAGGTACAATTTCTATGTTTTTCCACGTCAGGAGCTTGAGGATCTGGCTCCATGTTATGAATTTCTCTGCCAGACTACTTCAATGGATTTCTTGGCTAAATACCAGTTTGatttcaatgcatgcatacgTGAAGGtttctttctcttcctttttttccCCTTTCATTGCCTGGTATTAAGCAAATAAACAGTTACCTAATTAATAGAATAAAGGGTTCCGTGCACTAAAAGCTGCCAGAAATGTATTCAGCGACAATAGATTAGATTGGTTGCGTGCTCTTTTCTGCTTTAAATGGACTCACGTGCACCTGCTTCACTTCTTGATAGATTAGACTGGTTGCATGCTCTTTTCTAGCTACATGCATATTaagtttatatataaaaattctgGGACATTGAACGTTCTGAAGGATTATGATCTTTATCCACTAACCAAACCTGGAGGAATTTTGGATTTGTCGATCCTTCAAAAATCTGtcattttttttgaaataggCATTTTTTCTACGTGCTTAATTTTTCACTGATTTAATAGTTTCTGTGGTTTGAGATTTTTGCGCACTTGGATAATGTCAGGAATATCTTATTTATCTAGAGCGCAAGAAAGCGAAGCAGTAAGGAGATTGAATTCTAGATACGAAAGTGAGCATTCAAACATTTGTAAATTAAAAGACGTTAAAGACATACAATTGATCAGCATGGCAGACATATTGTTCTCTGAACGAATGAAAAACAAATTCAGTAAATGGCGTGATGGGTTATTACAGGAGCAAAGTCGAGAAGAACAAATTATAGGAActtcaaaagactcaaaacagCTATTTGAAGTGATTTTCTTTAAGATGCATCCTGCTATTAGACTTAGTGGATTTACATCTCGGCAGCTAAAATTGATTCAGTTGGTAATGTTATTACATCTTGGACCCTTAGTTGATATGTTCACATTTTGTCTCCTAGTATTTAattgtatttattttttgttctttgtCTATTTATCTATTTGTTAATTGTGTCATCTACTCCCTGTAGATAAGGATATATGTAGGAAGTTTGTGAGAAAAAATAGCTGAATTTGTCTGATTATACATTGAAAATTTCAGGTCATCAGAAAACACTTTCAAGATTTGTCATATGTATGTGTGAATAGCGAAGATTCTGGTTCACAACATATGGTTGTATATACAGACTCAAAGGATGAACTAAACTTACTTCTGGTAAATATATTATTGAATTTGAGGACCTTACAATTAACTGAGAAGCTATTTAAATCTTGATATTATCTTTTTATGTTTTCCTCTGTTTACCTTCTTAAAAttgtaatgtgtgttctaaatTGCCAATGAATTTTTGGAAGTGAATTACATTTTCCACACTTTCAAGACAACGGTCTTGTTAACTGACTGAATTTTGGTTACTACTAAATGAAAACTTGAAATGACCTTGTATTAGTTTAGAATCTTCAGATAGCTAAACATGTTCTTGAAGCAAAGCTTAATCCTCAATTAAACATTTGAAGGATAACACATCTATGAACTATTAGCATAGAATTTGCCGTCTTTGGATGGCTAAACATGTTCTTGAAACAAAGCTAGTCTCAATTAAACGCTTGAAGGATAACACATCTCTATAAAGCTAACTGACACCACACCACCACATTAAATCCTCATAAAAGATATTCCTTAATCTCTTGCAGAAGGAGGTAAAAGATGGAAATCGCAAGGCAGAAGAGAAGAAGATTCAAAATGCTGTGGGATTTCGCCATGTTATTGATCTCCTTTCTGCAGAAAAGAAGTTGATTGTTGGTCATAATTGTTTTCTGGGTATCAATTCTATTCTTAGCTCCTATAttgctttttaattttataaGATACCAAGATGATGATATTCCTTAATACAGATATTGCTCATGTCTACAACAAATTTATAGGTCCCCTTCCAGGGACTCCTGAAGAGTTTGTCACCTCTATTAACAAGTATTTTCCGCACATTGTTGACACTAAAATACTCTTCAACAATAATCATGTGCTCCAAGAAAAGATGAAAAGGTCAAGAAAATCACTGGCCTCTGCATTTTCCTTGTTTTGTCCACAAATTGCAGTAGGTTCCAACAGCAGTGATCTTGATTCACCCTTACATGTGAAAGTGAATGTTGAAGTTAATGATTTGAGGTTAGTTTCTGCATTATCTCTATAAATCATGAATGGTAATCTCTCAGTGGTTTACCAGTCTAGTGGTTTAGAAGATGGTGTTATCTGCATAATATAACGTTATTCTTCTCATGTATTCAATGGAGCAGCAG is from Arachis ipaensis cultivar K30076 chromosome B01, Araip1.1, whole genome shotgun sequence and encodes:
- the LOC107615999 gene encoding poly(A)-specific ribonuclease PARN; its protein translation is MNPTPRKLALSLSRALSRALTTATAAASQSGSAFPLKTVTTKNFEASLSELRDHVRTSDFVAIDLEMTGVTSAPWRESFEFDRSDVRYLKVRDSAHKFAVVQFGVCPFRWDSSNHYFVAYPYNFYVFPRQELEDLAPCYEFLCQTTSMDFLAKYQFDFNACIREGISYLSRAQESEAVRRLNSRYESEHSNICKLKDVKDIQLISMADILFSERMKNKFSKWRDGLLQEQSREEQIIGTSKDSKQLFEVIFFKMHPAIRLSGFTSRQLKLIQLVIRKHFQDLSYVCVNSEDSGSQHMVVYTDSKDELNLLLKEVKDGNRKAEEKKIQNAVGFRHVIDLLSAEKKLIVGHNCFLDIAHVYNKFIGPLPGTPEEFVTSINKYFPHIVDTKILFNNNHVLQEKMKRSRKSLASAFSLFCPQIAVGSNSSDLDSPLHVKVNVEVNDLRSSSWNPGAKHEAGYDAFMTGCIFAQICSDLGVDYKHHESSPQQLALNEKLQKYVNHLYLSWIHGDIIDLNTGDKVAESTPSNNLKRQYPKILFENIVIIWGFPSQLKANDLRVCISKVFGPASVVSVYHLDATAVFVQFSKTELVYDFLLLKDTLERSDGAILVLHPLAKILEGGNTCAADYDTYKEICGSPISEALFAVQAKAVGIKWKTKLVESHVTVQTEDHESPGAEGSVNSVMKFVKSKPNIIEQLRNAPSHRKVSSFETEDSCCAVEMNA